Proteins encoded in a region of the Pseudomonas syringae KCTC 12500 genome:
- a CDS encoding CAP domain-containing protein, protein MPVIHYLLRLSLPRVSISFLAVLCSGVFASAALAGDETQLIESLNAYRSQAQRCGEQVSMELPPLTSDARLVLPASGNLDLQQALTRASYPMVTVQAISLSGPNNADAALKAVLESFCRVVLDPQFVDIGVSREGRDWRIVLARSLVAARLGDWQAEGQKILDMINNARTQARQCGTQSFAATTPLAWNLVLGTAAQRHSQAMANQNFFDHKDRDGRTPGDRAELAGYVGQQVGENIAAGQDSARKVVDGWLLSPGHCANLMNPDFRELGAAYAMDPKSDAGIYWTAMFGTQQ, encoded by the coding sequence ATGCCTGTCATTCATTACCTTCTGCGCCTGTCGCTCCCGCGAGTGTCGATATCCTTTCTGGCCGTGCTGTGCTCTGGCGTGTTCGCCAGTGCTGCGCTGGCTGGCGACGAAACGCAACTGATCGAATCCCTCAATGCCTATCGCAGCCAGGCACAGCGCTGCGGCGAGCAGGTGTCCATGGAACTGCCGCCGCTGACCAGCGACGCGCGTCTGGTGCTGCCGGCCAGTGGCAATCTGGACCTGCAACAGGCGCTGACGCGTGCTTCCTATCCGATGGTCACTGTGCAGGCGATAAGCCTGTCCGGTCCGAACAATGCAGACGCAGCACTCAAGGCGGTTCTGGAGAGTTTCTGCCGTGTGGTGCTGGACCCGCAGTTCGTCGATATCGGTGTCAGCCGTGAAGGACGAGACTGGCGTATCGTGCTGGCGCGTTCGCTGGTCGCGGCGCGTCTTGGCGACTGGCAGGCAGAGGGGCAAAAAATTCTGGACATGATCAACAATGCCCGCACTCAGGCACGTCAGTGCGGCACACAATCCTTCGCCGCAACCACACCGCTGGCCTGGAACCTGGTGCTGGGGACCGCTGCGCAACGTCATTCCCAGGCGATGGCCAATCAAAACTTTTTTGATCACAAGGATCGTGACGGCCGCACACCTGGCGACCGCGCCGAACTGGCCGGGTATGTGGGGCAGCAGGTGGGGGAGAACATTGCCGCCGGTCAGGACAGTGCGCGCAAGGTGGTGGATGGCTGGCTGCTGAGCCCGGGCCACTGCGCCAACCTGATGAATCCGGATTTCCGCGAGCTGGGCGCAGCCTACGCGATGGACCCGAAAAGTGACGCAGGGATTTACTGGACGGCAATGTTCGGCACGCAGCAGTAG
- a CDS encoding methyl-accepting chemotaxis protein, with translation MTAAVEEVARNAVSTSEASKSATDDAVDGRGQVDHTVKGITTMVHEITASTGAVSELAGHVREISKVLDVIRSIAEQTNLLALNAAIEAARAGEQGRGFAVVADEVRALAHRTQASTVEIEGMISTVQSGADGAVAAMGKSLSLATNTQELAQRAGAALEKITLGVATINERNLVIASASEEQAQVAREVDRNLINIQDLSTQSAAGANQTSASSQELSRLATSFNSLVANFKL, from the coding sequence ATGACCGCCGCAGTGGAAGAAGTGGCGCGCAACGCGGTGTCCACGTCCGAAGCGTCGAAGTCTGCGACAGACGATGCTGTCGATGGCCGTGGTCAGGTCGATCACACAGTCAAGGGCATCACCACCATGGTTCACGAGATCACCGCATCCACCGGCGCTGTATCCGAGCTGGCCGGGCATGTGCGGGAAATCAGCAAGGTGCTTGACGTGATTCGCAGTATCGCCGAGCAGACCAACCTGCTGGCCTTGAACGCCGCCATTGAAGCTGCGCGTGCTGGTGAACAGGGGCGTGGTTTTGCGGTGGTGGCTGACGAGGTTCGGGCTTTGGCGCACCGTACTCAGGCATCGACAGTGGAAATCGAAGGCATGATCAGCACCGTGCAGTCGGGCGCCGACGGCGCAGTTGCGGCGATGGGCAAGAGCCTGTCGCTGGCCACCAACACACAGGAACTGGCTCAGCGGGCGGGCGCGGCGCTGGAAAAAATCACCCTGGGTGTAGCCACCATCAACGAGCGCAATCTGGTCATTGCCTCTGCCTCGGAAGAGCAGGCTCAGGTGGCCCGCGAGGTAGACCGTAACCTGATCAACATTCAGGACCTGTCGACCCAGAGCGCTGCCGGTGCCAACCAGACCAGCGCGTCCAGTCAGGAACTGTCGCGACTGGCCACCTCGTTCAACTCACTGGTTGCCAACTTCAAGCTGTAA